CTACTGCGCGGGATCCAGCACCCGCTGCAGCGCGACCGGCGCCGACAGGAACCTGAACTGATCACCCGGCAGCACGTGCGCGGCGACGCCGCCGAACTCGTGCCACCCGTCCACCGACGACATCCCGTCGTCAGCCCACCCGACCGCGGTCACCCGGACCCGGTCGGAAGCCACGGCCGGGCGGTAGGCGGCTGCCGAGGCCAGGTCGTCGCGGAACACCCCGACCCGGGCCTCCACCAGCGACGGCAGCGGATTCCCGCCCACTTCCAGCAGCACCTGGAAGAGGACCTCGGCCAGCAGCGCATCCGACGCGCGGCCGAACCGATCCGGCCGGCACCCCGGCGCGGGCTGGGCGGAGACGAACACCTGCACCGGTCCACGCCCGGCCATCCGGACCGCGGTCTCGTAGCCCAGCAGGGCCACGGCACCGTGCCCGAAGAAGCCCAGCGACCGCCCGCAGTACTGGCCGAGCGCACCGGCGAGCTCCGCGGCGAGCTGCTGGAAGCACGCCGGGCGCGAGCGCCTGGCGAACACGTCCCTGCCCGGCAGCTGCACCGGGCAGACCTCCCAGCGGCCGATGGTGCGCGGCCACCTGCGGTAGGTCTCGGCACCGCACCCCGGGTGCGGCAGCGCGAACAGCAGGGCCCGGCTGCCGGGATCGGGATCGCGCAACAACCAGCGAGACCATCCGGAGGCGTTCCGCAGCATTGACCCGCTCCTCTCCGGAATGCGGCCGACCCCGATGTCCGACCCCGTGCGAACAGACTCTCCACAACCGCCCCATCAGCGGCCTATCACTGCGCCATCACCGCCTGCGGAGGGGACGATGGGGAGATGACAGCCGCGCGACGGCGGCCTGATAAGTCGGCTCCCTAACGTCATCGGCAGTTCCGGTTCACGACGAAGCCGGCACCGGAAGAGCCACGTCACACAGCACGGGAGCAGCAATGTCCTTCTTCAAGAAGCTCGCGATCGCCCTCACCGTCCTGGCCGCCGCAGTCCCGGTCACCACCGCCCTCGCGACCACCTCCGACGCTCCGGCCGCGATCGTGGCCGCCCCCGGCGACGACACCCCCTGGGGCTGACCGGCCAGCGGTGCCGGTGGGGTGGAGCGGCCGGCTCCCCCACCGGCACCGCCCCGGTGTTCCGGCTGCGGTCTCCCGGCCCGGTGGTCGACGGAGGCCGCGCCTTCTGCCGGTTGCCGATGACCGATCACGTTGGAGGAGCTGGTTTCCTTCGGGACAAGGCCAGCGATCTCTTTCGGTCGGCTAGGTGGTTTACACCTGTCCGTGTGGTGAAACAGGCGTTCGACGCTGGCATCGTGGTTTTCATGGATGTCTTGGCGATGCTGTCGGGGTCGGGTGTGGACGGTGAGAGTCCACAGTCGACTGTCTCGGCGTGCTCGGATGCTGAACTGTTGGCCGTGATCGCTGATACCGAGGCCGTGATGCGGGCCGCGATGGCACTACAGCTGCGAGCCATCGCCGAAGCCGAGCAGCGAGGTATTCCCGCAGCGCAGGGCGCGCGCAAAACCCAGACTTGGGTTAGGGAGAAGCTCAACATCGCCGCCGGAGAGGCCAAGTCCCGGGTGCTGGTGGCGCGGATGGCCACCGAGAGCACCACCGTCGACGGCGATCCGGTCCCCGCTGAACTGCCCGCCGTCGCCGAAGCGATCAACACCGGCGCGATCACCGTCGCGCATGCCCGGACCATCATCAACGGCGTCCGCCGCATGGCACCGGTGTGCACCCCGGACGAGCTGGGGCAGGCCGAAGCCGTGCTCACCGACTACGCCCGCGTCCACAGCCCGCACGACCTGGCGACGCTGGCCGAACGGGTCCGCTACTACTTCGACGAGGACAACGCCTTCCGCACCGAGGAAGTCCAGCACGTGCTGCGCGAGCTGCACTACGGCACCGATGCCGACGGGATGACCGTGATCAACGCCCGCCTCTCCCGCGAGGCCGGTGCGAAGTTCCGCGCCGCGCTCCAGCCGCTGGCCGCGCCCCTGCCTTCTGAAGACGGTCAGCCGGACTTCCGCAGTCCCGGCCAGCGCAACGCAGATGCCCTCGACGCCCTGCTGGACATCGCCCTGGCCTCCGACCAGCTCCCCCGATCCGGCGGCCAGCGCCCGCACATCACCATCACGATCAACTACGACGACCTCATCCGCACGCTCGGCGACACCGAGAAGCGCGGTATGCCGGGCACGCTCACCTCCACCGGCCAGCCCATCACCGCCGCCACCGTCCGACGGCTGGCCTGCGATGCCGAAATCCTCCCCGTCGTCCTCGGCGGCGACGGGCTGCCCCTCAACGTCGGCCGCACCGAGCGGACCGCACCGCCCCACCTGCGTGCCGCGCTGCTCCTGCGCGACGGCACGTGCGCCTTCCCGGCGTGCGACCGCCCGCCGGGAACGCCGGAGGCACATCACGTCGAAAGCTGGATCGATGGCGGCGCCACCGATCTGAACAACCTCGTCATGCTCTGCGGACACCACCACCGGACCATCCACACCCAGCACTGGACGATCGCCATCGAGGACGACCACCCCGTCTTCACCGCACCCACCACAGTGGACTCCGAACGGAGTCCGAGACCCGGCGGCCGGCCCACCGGCACCGAACACAACGCGCTCCTCCACCAGCTGATCCCACAACCACGCCAGCCGGAGGAACCACAAACACGCGTCTGAGCCGCCCGCCCCGGGCGGCCACCCCCGCACGCCCTTCCACCCGGCGATGCGAGCGGTCGTCCCTACTCACCCTGGTCTGCTCGGGTGAGGAGTGGTGATTCGGCCGCCGCGTCGATCGGGCTCCCGGCGTGCTGGTCGCTGGTGGTCTCCCGCGGCGGAGCCAGTGGAGTTCGTCTCGCGCCCGATACGCTCGAAACGAGGTCCTTCGCGGGCCAGCTTGATCGGTATGGGATGGCCGCTGCCCCGGATGTCGGGCACAGTCCACGTCAGTCATCACCAGTTCTTCCTGCTGGATCGCGGGGCCTGTCCCGAGGACGGCGGCATGCTGTACTGGCGTGACAACGGGCTGGTGACCACGGATCCACACCGGGTTGATAAACCTCATGGTGGAGCGGTTCCACAGTGCCCCACCCGTCGTTCCGGCGAGTTTGGAGGACATCGTCGAACTCGCGACCTGCCGATCCGGCGCGCGGAGCTGCGCGTGGCCGGGTTGATGCTCGACCCCGCGCCCGAGTTTCGGATTCCGTTCCCCATCGGCAGCGTGGTGTGCCGCGTCCGCGTGCACGCGACCGGACGTGACACCGACATCGATGGCGCCACCATGCAGCCGGTCAAGGACTACCTCTTCCAAATCTGGGAGTCCACAACCGAAAGTCCCGCCGACGTCGTGCGAGTCAGCAGCGGCTACGGCGCCGCACTCCGCCGTCCCCACCCCGGCCAGGGTGTGTGACACTCGCGTCGTCAGTCACAGCTACCTGGGGTGACAGGGCCGTTCGGAGAGGTTCAGCGTGGCACCTGGAACCCGTAACCGATCTGCTCGTCGTGGACGACGAACCCACGGTGCGGGGCTGCTGGCCGCCACACTGCGGTTCGCAGGGTTCGAGGTGACTTCTGCAGCCAGCGACGGCGAGGCGCTGGAGCAAGCGCGACTCTGCAACCCGGATCTGGCACTGCTTGATGTGATGCTGCCGGATCTGGACGCCTTCGAGGTGATCCAGCGACTCCGGGCATTGGTGTTCCCATTCCGGTGCTGTCCCTCAGCGACCGCGATGACCCGCTGAGATGACCAACAGGCTCCGCCGCGGTAGCGACCTACATCACCAAGCCGTTCGATCCGCAGGAACTCATCGCCCGGTTCCACGCAGCCTCCGGCGCTCCGGAGCCTCCACCTGCGGTGTGCGCCCGGACGGCGTAGCCGACGAGATCGGTGACTGCCGCGGCCGGTGCACCCGTCGCCCCGAGATCAACAGCATCCCGATCAGGCAAGATGGGCCGCATGCACGCACATGCCGCAGCAGGGCTCCGGGAGGTCCGGGATCTGCTGGCGACCTTCACGACGCCGTCCTGCATCGAGCGCGCCGCCGAGCTGGAGGGGGCCGCTGACAAGGTCACCTCCTGCGCCGCCGAGCTGCTCGACGTCGACTCGGAGCGGCTGCAGCACCATCTCGCTTCCGCTGTCCGGTCCATTCAGTCGGCGGAGCAGACAGCGGCGTCCTACGAGCGGAACCCGTTGTCCCGGCCGATCGCCCAGGCGCGGTTCGCCATGCGGACCGGGGTGGCGATGGGTGCGCTCCAGGTCGCGCTGGAGGAGCTGGACCCGGCGGAAGAGGCGGCTCGGGACAAGCTCCGCGACCGGTGACGACCGCGCGGTGGAGCCTGCGGCTTCCGGAGGCTCCACCGCGACCACGTGCTAGTTGTTCACCGTCTCGTCGAGGTTCTTGCTCGGGACGAACTTGACCACCCGCTTCGCCGGGATCTTGATCTCCGCACCGGTGGCGGGGTTCCGGCCGGTCCGCGCGGGGCGGTCCACCGCCTTGAGCTTCCCGATGCCGGGCAGGGTGATCTCCTCGCCACTGCTCAGCTGCTCCGCGGCGATGCCGGCGAGGGCTTCGAGAGCCGCTCGGGACGTCGTCTTGGACACCTCCACGACTTCGGCGAGTTCGGTGACCAATTGGTCCTTGGTCAGGGCCATGTCCTGTTCCCTTCGATGCATCCGCAGACCGGTGTTCACCGATCGCGACACACCACTACCCCCGGTGAGATCACCGGACCAGCACTGACCCGCCCACCTCGCCCGGATTTCACCGGTACGGGTGATCAACGACAGATCGTGTCCGGCCGCGCTAGCCGACCGGAGCAGCGGCTTCGAGGTCGGCGATGCTGCCCGACATGATCGTGCGGACGTGCTCGGTGATGTGCTCCAGCGGCCAGTCCCACCAGGCCACCGCCAGCAGGCGGGCGATGTCCGGTTCCGCGTAGCGGGTCCGGATGAGCCGGGCCGGGTTGCCGCCGACGATGCCGTAGTCGGGCACGTCGGCGGTGACGACCGATCCGGTGCCGATGATCGCGCCGTGGCCGATGCGCACGCCGGGCAGCACCGTGACGTCGCGGCCGAGCCAGACGTCGTTGCCGATCACCGTGTCGCCCCGGTTCGGCAGACCGGTGAGCAGGTCGAAGTGCTCCGACCACGAGCCGCCCATGGTGGGGAACGGGAAGGTCGACGGCCCGTCCACGCGGTGGTTGGCGCCGTTCATGATGAACCGCACTCCGGTGGCCAACGCGCAGAACTTGCCGATGATCAGCTTCTCCGGGCCGTAGTGGTAGAGCACGTTGCGGGTTTCGAACGCGGTCGGGTCGTCCGGGTCGTCGTAGTAGGAGAACTCCCCGACTTCGATCAGCGGTGATGTGACGAGCGGCTTGAGCAGCACCACGCGCGGCTGGTCGGGCATCGGGTGGAGCACGGTCGGATCCGCGGGAATGCTTGGCACAGCAGGACCTCCTTCGCTGAGGTGAGTGGTGTCAGGCGCACACCGAGGCCTGCAGGGCGAGGTGTTCGCCCTGCCAGCGCTGGCGCAGCAGGCGGTCGTGGCTGACGACCACGAGCGCGCCCCGGTAGTCGGCCAAGGCGTCTTCCAGTTCCTCGACCAGGTCGGGCGACAAATGATTGGTGGGCTCATCGAGCAGCAGCACGTCCGACGGCTCGGTGACCAGCCGCGCCAGTGCGAGCCGCTGCTGCTGTCCGGTGGAGAGGTTCTCGACGCGCGTCGAGAACTGGGCGCTGGTGAACAGTCCCAGCGAGAGCAGCTGCTCAGCGCCTCCCGGCCGGCCGCGGGAGAAGGCCGCGAGCAGTGTCTCTCCCGGCACGACGGGACCGGGGTCCTGCGCGAGGTAGCCGACCCGGCCGCGGCGGACGACAGTGCCGCGGTCCGCCGCGAGGTCTCCGGCCAGCACCCGCAGGAGGGTGCTCTTACCCGCCCCGTTCGGGCCGGTGATCAGCAGCCGCTGCCCCGCTTCGACCGCAACGCTCGTCCGGTCGAGCCGCCCGGCCACCGCGATGTCGGTGGCGTCGAGGACGGTTCCCCCGACTCCACCGGCTCGCGGCGTCGTCGTGAACCGCAGTGGTTCCGGCGGCGGTGGCACGGGTTCCGCGAGCAGCCGCCGCAGCCGTTCTTCGGCGTTGCGGACCCGGCTGGCCAGCGATCGCTGCACCCGCCCGCCTGCCCGGTCGTAGGCCATCTTGTTGTTGTCCTGCATCGCCCGGCCCGGCGCGACGTCGCGCGCGGTGGTCGCCGCGACCTCGCGGAGCCGGGCGGCCTCGGCCTGCCACTGCGCATGGGCCTGCACCCAACGCTCCCGCGCCGCTGCCTTCTCCGCGCGGAATCCCGCGTAGCCGTTGCCGTACCGGACGACGCAGTGCCGGTCCGCGTCGACCTCCAGCAGGCTCGTCGCGATCCGTTCCAGGAAGACCCGGTCGTGGGAGACCGCGACCGTGGTGCCGCGCCGGGCGCGCAGGTGCTCTTCCAGCCAGTGCACGGCGTTGTCGTCGAGGTGGTTGGTGGGTTCGTCCAGCAGGAGCACTTCCGGCCCGGCGGCCAGCAGAGCGGCCAGCCGCAGCCGGACCTGTTCGCCGCCGGAGAGCCCGCCGACGGTGCGGTCGCGGTCGACCAGCCCGAGTCCGAGACCGTGCAGAGCTCGTTCCACGCGGGCGTCGGCGTCGTAGCCGCCGCGCAGTTCGAAGGCGGTCGTGAGTTCGCCGTACTCGACCAGGCCGGAGTCGTCGCCGTCGGCCATCGCGGTTTCCAGAGCGCGCATCCGCCGTTCGATGGCGCGCAGGTCGCCCAGCGCGCGGTCGATGACGTGCTGGACCGTCAGCTGCGGCGGCAGCCGTTCGTCCTGCGCGAGGTAGCCGACACCGCCGTCGGCGTGCACGACGACCTCGCCGCGGTCGGGCTGTTCGGTTCCGGCGAACAGGCGCAGCAGGGTGGACTTCCCGGACCCGTTCTCACCGATGATCCCGGTGCGCTCACCCGCGGCGAGCGAGCAGGTCACCGCGTCGAGGACGGGCCTGCCGTGGAAGGACTTGCTGACCGCGAGCGCGGTGATCTGCGTTGGCATGCATGGACTCCGAAGCATTCGAGGGGGACGCGGCCAGCGGGAACCGCGGGGTGGGACGAACGCTTCGGAAGAGCATCGGCAACCTCACTAGTGCGACAACTGTTGCGTTAGGATAAGCGCATCCCGTCCCGACGAGCAACTGGACCGCCGACGATGAGTTCCACGCCACAGCCCCGGCCCGGTGGCCGCACCGCCCGCAACCGCGCCCAGGTGCTCGCCGCGGTCAGCGCGGAGCTGGCCGAGAACGGCTACGACGCCCTCACCGTGGACGCCGTCGCGGCGCGCTCCGGCGTGCACCGCACCACGGTGTACCGCCGCTGGCGCGACGTCGGCGGCCTGCTCACCGATCTCCTCGACTCGACGAGCGACGACGACTGGCAACCCGCCGACACCGGCTCGCTGCGCGGCGATCTCACCGCGCTGAACCAGGAGATCCAGACGTCCCTGACCGAGCGCCCCTCGATCGCCATGGCGCTGATCGCGGCGTCCTTCCGCTCCGAGGACGCCGCCCGCGCGCTGCGGCGGCTGTGGGAAGACCGCTACGAGCGCTGCGAAATCGTCGTCGACAGGGCGGTTCAGCGCGGCGAGCTGGAATCCGGGATCGACGCGCGCGCCCTGCTCATCGCCGCGACCGCACCGCTCTACCACCAGCTGGTGCTGCTCGGCACCCCGCCCGACCCGGAACTGCCCGCGCACG
This portion of the Saccharopolyspora antimicrobica genome encodes:
- a CDS encoding thioesterase II family protein, translated to MLRNASGWSRWLLRDPDPGSRALLFALPHPGCGAETYRRWPRTIGRWEVCPVQLPGRDVFARRSRPACFQQLAAELAGALGQYCGRSLGFFGHGAVALLGYETAVRMAGRGPVQVFVSAQPAPGCRPDRFGRASDALLAEVLFQVLLEVGGNPLPSLVEARVGVFRDDLASAAAYRPAVASDRVRVTAVGWADDGMSSVDGWHEFGGVAAHVLPGDQFRFLSAPVALQRVLDPAQ
- the abc-f gene encoding ribosomal protection-like ABC-F family protein — translated: MPTQITALAVSKSFHGRPVLDAVTCSLAAGERTGIIGENGSGKSTLLRLFAGTEQPDRGEVVVHADGGVGYLAQDERLPPQLTVQHVIDRALGDLRAIERRMRALETAMADGDDSGLVEYGELTTAFELRGGYDADARVERALHGLGLGLVDRDRTVGGLSGGEQVRLRLAALLAAGPEVLLLDEPTNHLDDNAVHWLEEHLRARRGTTVAVSHDRVFLERIATSLLEVDADRHCVVRYGNGYAGFRAEKAAARERWVQAHAQWQAEAARLREVAATTARDVAPGRAMQDNNKMAYDRAGGRVQRSLASRVRNAEERLRRLLAEPVPPPPEPLRFTTTPRAGGVGGTVLDATDIAVAGRLDRTSVAVEAGQRLLITGPNGAGKSTLLRVLAGDLAADRGTVVRRGRVGYLAQDPGPVVPGETLLAAFSRGRPGGAEQLLSLGLFTSAQFSTRVENLSTGQQQRLALARLVTEPSDVLLLDEPTNHLSPDLVEELEDALADYRGALVVVSHDRLLRQRWQGEHLALQASVCA
- a CDS encoding HU family DNA-binding protein — protein: MALTKDQLVTELAEVVEVSKTTSRAALEALAGIAAEQLSSGEEITLPGIGKLKAVDRPARTGRNPATGAEIKIPAKRVVKFVPSKNLDETVNN
- a CDS encoding TetR/AcrR family transcriptional regulator, producing MSSTPQPRPGGRTARNRAQVLAAVSAELAENGYDALTVDAVAARSGVHRTTVYRRWRDVGGLLTDLLDSTSDDDWQPADTGSLRGDLTALNQEIQTSLTERPSIAMALIAASFRSEDAARALRRLWEDRYERCEIVVDRAVQRGELESGIDARALLIAATAPLYHQLVLLGTPPDPELPAHAAGTAALAAAAGAFPRGSGQVEGE
- a CDS encoding HNH endonuclease signature motif containing protein, with protein sequence MIADTEAVMRAAMALQLRAIAEAEQRGIPAAQGARKTQTWVREKLNIAAGEAKSRVLVARMATESTTVDGDPVPAELPAVAEAINTGAITVAHARTIINGVRRMAPVCTPDELGQAEAVLTDYARVHSPHDLATLAERVRYYFDEDNAFRTEEVQHVLRELHYGTDADGMTVINARLSREAGAKFRAALQPLAAPLPSEDGQPDFRSPGQRNADALDALLDIALASDQLPRSGGQRPHITITINYDDLIRTLGDTEKRGMPGTLTSTGQPITAATVRRLACDAEILPVVLGGDGLPLNVGRTERTAPPHLRAALLLRDGTCAFPACDRPPGTPEAHHVESWIDGGATDLNNLVMLCGHHHRTIHTQHWTIAIEDDHPVFTAPTTVDSERSPRPGGRPTGTEHNALLHQLIPQPRQPEEPQTRV
- a CDS encoding CatB-related O-acetyltransferase, with the protein product MPDQPRVVLLKPLVTSPLIEVGEFSYYDDPDDPTAFETRNVLYHYGPEKLIIGKFCALATGVRFIMNGANHRVDGPSTFPFPTMGGSWSEHFDLLTGLPNRGDTVIGNDVWLGRDVTVLPGVRIGHGAIIGTGSVVTADVPDYGIVGGNPARLIRTRYAEPDIARLLAVAWWDWPLEHITEHVRTIMSGSIADLEAAAPVG